The genomic region GCACAGCCGCTCCGCGCGCAGCGCCGGCATCGCCGAGCGCACGCCGAACTTTCGTGCCTCGTAGCTGGCCGCGCAGACCACCGAACGCGCGCCACGCCAGGCCACCACCACCGGCTGACCGCGCAGCGACGGGTCGTCGCGCTGTTCCACCGAGGCGTAGAACGCGTCCATGTCGACATGCACGATCTTGCGGAGCGGAGTGGACAAGGCGGGGCAGTACAGATGGAGTTAGTTAAAATACTAATTCATGTGTACGCCGGACGACTACCCCGTGCGACCCGAGCCATCGACAACCGATATGGGCGTCACAGCGGGCTTGTCTGTACAGGGAAGTGGACTGAATGGCTGTGGCAATCGGGGCCGGAATGCGCTCATATCGAGTCACCCAAATTCAGGATGGCACTTTGGACAGGTTTTCGCCGACCCACCTCACGTTGATGCTCGCTTCCGTTTCCGGACTTCCGTTGTCGTTGCAGGCACAGTCCGTCGATGACGCGGCCACTCTCGATACGGTCCGGGTGCTCGGCGAGACTCGACCCTTGTCGGCGTTTCCGGGCGCGGTGACCGTGGTCGAAGGTGAAGCGCTGCATCGCGGCCAGCAGCAGGTCAGCCTGGCCGAGCCGCTGGCGCGGGTGCCGGGTATCGCCGTACTCGACCGCCACAATTACGCGCAGGACTTGCAGATCCAGAGTCGCGGTTTCGGTGCGCGCTCCACTTTCGGCGTGCGCGGACTGCGGTTGCTGGTCGACGGTATCCCGGCGACCGCCGCGGACGGGCAGGGGCAGGCGGCCACCTTCCCGCTCGGCAGCCTCGACCGCATCGAGATCCTGCGCGGACCGCTGGCGTTGCAGTACGGCAACGCGGCCGGGGGCGTGATCGTCGGCCATACCGACCTCTCGCTCGATCCGAGGACGGGTGTCGAAGCATGGATGGACGACAACGATAGCTGGCGACTTGCGGCGCGGGCCGGTGGCGGCGACCAGACCCTGCGCTGGCGCGTCGGCGGCAGCCGGTTCGATAGCGATGGCTACCGTCCGCATAGCGCGGCCGAGCGCATGCAGGGGGAGGTCGTTGCCGAATGGATGCCGCGCACGGACCAGCGCCTGCGCCTGGTCGCCAACAGCCTGGTCCAGCCCTGGACTGAGGATCCGCTCGGCCTGACCCGCGAGGACTGGGAGCTCGATCCACACGCTACCGCTCCCGCCGCGTTGCTGTTCAATACCCGCAAGAAGATCGACAACCACCAGTTCGGCCTGCGTTGGGAGCGCGATACCACCGCTGGCGGCAGTTGGGTGGGCGGCCATGCGATCGATCGCGACATCGTCCAGTTCCTCGCAATCCCCGAGGGCGCGCAGCAGGCTCCGGGCAGTGGCGGTGGCGTCATCGACGTGGCGCGCCGCTCGTACGGCTTCGATGCGGGGCATCGCTGGCGCTGGCAGGCGACGTCGTTGGCGGTCGGTGTCGAGGTTTCGCGCCTGGACGAGGCGCGCGAGGGCTACGAGAACTTCGTGGTTGCGCCCGATGGCGAGGTCGTGCGCGGTGTGCGTGGCCGTCCGCGCCGCGACGAGGACAACAGGATCGAGACGCGCGAGGTGTACGCGATCGCGGACCGTCGCTTCGCCGGCGACTGGACCGTGCTGGGCGGTGCGCGGCTGGCGTGGATGGATTTCGTATCGGTCGACCACTACGTGGCGCCCGGCAATGGCGACGACAGCGGGCGCCTGGACTATCGCGAGCATGCGTTATCGCTGGGCGCATCGCGCGCGTTCGCCGGCGGGGGATCGGATGACGAGACCTTCAATGGCGAGGTCTTTGCCAGCTTCGGTCGTGGATTCGAGACTCCCACGGTCACTGAACTCGCCTATCGGCCCGATGGCAGCGCCGGGTTCAACACCGCGCTGGTGCCGGCCCGCTACCACTCGGGCGAGCTGGGCCTGCGCTGGCGCGTTGCCGGGCACGAGGCCACCGCCACCGCATACCGCGTGGAAGGCGAGGACGAGATCGTGCCTGCGCAGAGTCAGGGCGGGCGTGCCAGCTTCGCCAACGCCGGGCGTACCCGTCGCAACGGGGTCGAACTGAGCCTGGCCGGGGACTTCGGCGGCCACTGGTCGTATGCCCTGGTCGGCAACTGGGTGGATGCGCGCTTCATCCGCGACTTCAGCTACGCGATCGTTCGTGGAACCGACGCCGAGACGCGTACCGTGCCCGCCGGCAACCGGGTCCCGGGCATTGCACGCGCGTCGGGTTTCGGCGAACTGGCCTGGCGGCGCGCGGACGACCGCCTCGGCGCGGCGATGGAAGCCCATGTCGCCGCCGCGGTGCCGGTCGACGACCTCAACAGCGACAGTGCACCCGGCCAGGCGAGGCTGGCGCTGCGTTTCGACTGGCAGGCCAGCGGCGGATGGCACGGCTTCGCCCGCATCGACAATCTGTTCGATCGCGACTACATCGGTTCGGTGATCGTCAACGAGGGCAACGGCCGCTTCTTCGAGCCCGGACCGGGACGCACGTTCACGCTTGGGCTTGGCTGGCAGATGCATTGATCCTGCTGTAGCCCGGAGAGCATGAAGTAGCCCGGGTAAGGCGCAGCCGCACCCGGGGCTCCCGTTGCGGAAAACCCCGGGTGCGGCTGCGCCTTACCCGGGCTACGGATACCGGATCCGAAGCGGCCCTTGTCCGGCGGCGGCAGATCCGGGGGGCTACACCAGCCCGGTCGCGTAATACAGCCCGATGACCAGGAACACCGCAACGGTCATGATGATCGTGGTCACCGCGAAGATGTCCTTGTAGCTCTGGCGGTGGCTCAGGCCGGTGACCGCGAGCAGGGTGATCACCGCGCCGTTGTGCGGCAAGGTGTCCATGCCGCCCGAGGCCATCGAGGCGACGCGGTGCAGCACTTCCATCGGGATGCCCGCGGCGTTGGCATTGGCGACGAAGGTATCGGCCATCGCCGCCAGGGCGATGCTCATGCCGCCGGATGCCGAACCGGTGATGCCGGCCAGCGAGGTCACCGTGATCGCCTCGTTGACCAGCGGGTCGGGCACCGACGACAGCGCATTGGCGACGACCAGGAAGCCGGGCAGGGCGGCGATGACCGCGCCGAACCCGTACTCGGAAGC from Lysobacter alkalisoli harbors:
- a CDS encoding TonB-dependent receptor family protein gives rise to the protein MLASVSGLPLSLQAQSVDDAATLDTVRVLGETRPLSAFPGAVTVVEGEALHRGQQQVSLAEPLARVPGIAVLDRHNYAQDLQIQSRGFGARSTFGVRGLRLLVDGIPATAADGQGQAATFPLGSLDRIEILRGPLALQYGNAAGGVIVGHTDLSLDPRTGVEAWMDDNDSWRLAARAGGGDQTLRWRVGGSRFDSDGYRPHSAAERMQGEVVAEWMPRTDQRLRLVANSLVQPWTEDPLGLTREDWELDPHATAPAALLFNTRKKIDNHQFGLRWERDTTAGGSWVGGHAIDRDIVQFLAIPEGAQQAPGSGGGVIDVARRSYGFDAGHRWRWQATSLAVGVEVSRLDEAREGYENFVVAPDGEVVRGVRGRPRRDEDNRIETREVYAIADRRFAGDWTVLGGARLAWMDFVSVDHYVAPGNGDDSGRLDYREHALSLGASRAFAGGGSDDETFNGEVFASFGRGFETPTVTELAYRPDGSAGFNTALVPARYHSGELGLRWRVAGHEATATAYRVEGEDEIVPAQSQGGRASFANAGRTRRNGVELSLAGDFGGHWSYALVGNWVDARFIRDFSYAIVRGTDAETRTVPAGNRVPGIARASGFGELAWRRADDRLGAAMEAHVAAAVPVDDLNSDSAPGQARLALRFDWQASGGWHGFARIDNLFDRDYIGSVIVNEGNGRFFEPGPGRTFTLGLGWQMH